A genome region from Leptodactylus fuscus isolate aLepFus1 chromosome 6, aLepFus1.hap2, whole genome shotgun sequence includes the following:
- the LOC142210124 gene encoding alpha-tectorin-like, whose product MVHSHHATKQLTLKPTSEADAGIAIKPWRTQSFCPYTCSQEHSHYELCADVCSTSCSSLYDITSCPTTCSEGCQCDTGYFFQNGLCVTPDLCNRCFLNSVFYTINETIISEDCSQTCTCTPRHVMVCDSYSCASDEICTVLGGKVQCINKG is encoded by the exons ATGGTCCATTCTCACCATGCTACCAAACAATTGACCCTAAAGCCTACTTCAGAAGCT GATGCGGGTATAGCTATAAAACCATGGAGGACACAAAGTTTTTGTC CATACACCTGTTCCCAGGAGCACAGTCATTATGAGCTTTGTGCTGATGTTTGTTCCACAAGTTGCTCTTCCCTCTATGACATTACCAGCTGCCCAACAACCTGCTCAGAGGGCTGCCAATGTGACACTGGATATTTCTTCCAAAATGGCCTCTGTGTCACTCCAGATTTGTGTAACAGATGCTTCCTAAACTCAGTGTTTTACACG ATTAATGAAACCATCATCTCGGAAGACTGCAGCCAGACCTGCACTTGTACCCCTCGACATGTGATGGTCTGTGACTCCTACAGCTGTGCCTCGGATGAAATCTGCACCGTTCTAGGTGGAAAAGTCCAATGTATTAATAAAGGTTAG